One Rhizoctonia solani chromosome 3, complete sequence genomic region harbors:
- a CDS encoding Retrotransposon-derived protein PEG10 has product MEPELPLANLLLAILALSTQVGSLQDQVKSQGKTITQLLAICKETNNLAGDKDQGKPSTKAGPSTPPNQQGGQANTPKTVRPGGLANPFCPIRSTMGYDLEEEEPRRPIKKEPCRTSWGLSSLTPFDKGMGTKYPKMELPNPYKGDTRGCKATQWLD; this is encoded by the coding sequence atggaaccagagctgcCCCTTGCCAATCTCCTCTTGGCTATCCTAGCCCTCTCCAcacaagttgggtccctgcaggaccaagtcaagtctcAAGGCAAGACCATCACACAACTCcttgccatatgcaaggaaaccaacaaccttgcaggagacaaggaccaaggaaaGCCTAGCACAAAGGCTGGGCCTTCCACACCACCCAACCAACAAGGGGGTCAAGCCAACACTCCAAAAAcagttaggcctggaggacTGGCCAATCCCTTCTGCCCCATCAGAAGCACCATGGGGTATGActtggaggaagaggaaccAAGGAGGCCCATCAAGAAGGAGCCTTGCAGAACATCTTGGGGTCTAAGCTCcctaaccccctttgacaAAGGAATGGGCACCAAGTACCCCAAAATGGAACTCCCCAATCCATATAAGGGAGATACCAGAGGGTGTAAGGCTACCCAATGGCTAGACTGA
- a CDS encoding Vegetative incompatibility protein HET-E-1: MGWDMGNDQPPITNIHDWQKVITRCDSFQQSKAYAKLLDPSATLDYIPMGQQWKCYWIGRTLCCPIRGYLCWVGSEPPKQPKLMQSTKFFVCRGNVGASVEDVVRAPVLKHTRKLAEWHLDIEEIDPEWWIPISTVREWLAAETENWKDKLPSGLGGYVDNLTPEDVYYMILEHKMSIEDLHDWLKQWAMQAAQNDLSRSISNLAIHQLSDEGGHESDLESNKAMNKWNPLDYADGM; the protein is encoded by the coding sequence ATGGGCTGGGACATGGGGAATGATCAACCCCCTATCACCAACATCCATGACTGGCAAAAGGTCATCACAAGAtgtgactccttccaacaatccaaggcttatgccaaactacttgatccctcagcaacccttgattacataccaatgggCCAACAATGGAAGTGCTACTGGATTGGAAGAACCCTATGCTGTCCAATCAGGGGATACCTCTGCTGGGTTGGCAGTGAGCcaccaaaacaacccaaactaaTGCAAAGCACCAAGTTCTTTGTGTGTAGAGGTAATGTGGGTGCCTCTGTGGAGGATGTAGTGAGGGCCCCAGTGCTAAAGCACACAAGGAAGTTAGCAGAGTGGCatctagacattgaggaaattgatcctgaatggtggataccaatctcaacagtaagggaatggctggctgcAGAAACTGAAAACTGGAAAGACAAATTGCCATCAGGcttaggtggctatgtggacAACCTCACCCCTGAGGATGTCTATTACATGATCCTAGAACACAAAATGAGCATAGAGGATCTACATGactggctcaaacaatgGGCCATGCAAGCAGCTCAGAATGACCTGAGCAGAAGTATATCCAACCTAGCAATCCATCAACTAAGTGATGAAGGAGGACATGAGTCTGACCTTGAAAGTAACAAGGCCATGAACAAATGGAATCCCTTGGATTATGCTGATGGAATGTGA
- a CDS encoding Retrotransposable element Tf2 protein: MEPEPTTAALLEAILALTNQVGSLQAQISSQGQQLAELKAICKESANLLGNKDQGKQAQPGPLTGPTTPPTHTGGETNTPGTVRPGLKAPFRPSRGTGFDSKEEEEPRRAPKKEPMGTPKRSLSSLTPFDSGSSVKRPKMELPDPYKGDTRGRKATQWLDWMMLWVALHRDQFDKEEQMVVWILYHMTDKAADWALPLIGAIIKGKGNPPTTILALTAKFKEAFADPDAKRAAARKIAALTQTTTTSEYVTKFRNLMAELDWNEEAYIAQFTRGLHWKVKELLSTKDNIPDKLEAIFAASIKIDNTCRKNKENRPKKAPAKSPVTATTSTTTTTHWVQLSEDPNYVTPEERDQRRASGLCVKCGQKGHGIKQCPNGWKATIKENAPIESAVSKFVSIALDSNKRPLLYINLIAQNFPTAPIKTLIDSGATSNFISPSIVEKYKIPKTQLKNPRVVRMLDGTISQTGCIWHQVQLAVSANGHTHSIPFLVCPIGNTPAILGMTWLTAESPLIDWQQGSVTFPKQVQIASEEEANLDPLADLPPQYHEFAQVFGKEEFKVLPPHREYDISIDLVPNAKLSPGPIYGMTDAESKALKQHIEEELATGKICPSTSSAGAPVMFVKKADGSLRLVVDYRKLNDVTHKNVYPLPRQDDLMAKLRNTKLFTKLDLCWGYNNIWIKEGDKWKTAFRTKYRLFEYLVMPFGLTNAPAAFQHFMNDLFRDLIDVTVVIYLDNILIFSEDPKDHPTHVKEVLLRLMKNQLFCKLSKCHFHVTTVDYLGIVISLAGFSMDQKKIEAVTSWPTPKTVKQVQAFLGFVNYLRRFIPNFSSVARPLHNLTRKETPWSWGNLEEAAFQELKVLVTKSPVLIHSNPGLPYYLETDASGVAMGAILSQRGSDNQLHPIVYMSKLFSGAEGNYNTHDKELLAIIKALEEWCIFLEATDKPIQVFTDHCNLEYWMQARTFNQRHARWRVFLSDFNFEIHYCPGKQSGKPDALSRRLDYVDTPQEPEVVLPPEVFANTLEEELEIVTDICTKLKEDPSLEPIIKFLTEDADNAPPSIRKAYKDYDWEEDLLWYHGKLVVLDSEPLKEQLLREFHNSPLAGHPGQQRTLKLVSRNYWWPGMKSSAKEWVECCPVCQANQRAHAPVISLRPLEVPPYPFHTISYNFITGFPKSQGHNAILVVINSFSKFGHFIPTSKKVTSKGLADLFVNHVWKLHGLPMKTVSNRGTTFTGKFLRALYQQLGIKPAFSLAYHLESDGQTERVNQFIEFYLRLYVAADHSDWATWLPLAEYAYNNAKHSATGKTPFELVYGRNPVMNPSNIPANVPEADLIADTLAQEWKEAESALRMTKERMAGVKGTTPEYSIGEKRLGPFEVTKKISSHAYRLKLPESLKIHDVFYVGLLSKSHKSPNQPFPERPPPETIKGEEEYKVEQIIDSKRQQGKWFYLIKWKGYGPEDNSWEPEELLEHSQEEIRCFNKSRLKKACDSAKSL, from the exons atggaaccggagccaaccactgccgctctccttgaggctatcctTGCCCTCACAaaccaagttgggtccttgcaggcccaaatttcatctcaaggccaacagcttgcagagcttaaagccatatgcaaggaatcTGCCAACCTccttggcaacaaggaccaagggaaacaagcccagcctggcccattgactgggcctaccACCCCTCCAACCCacacaggaggggaaaccaaCACTCCAGgtacggttaggcctggactcaaggccccattcaggccatcaagaggcacagggtttgactccaaggaggaagaggaaccAAGAAGagcccccaaaaaggagcctatGGGAACGCCTAAACGCTCCCTCAgttccctcaccccctttgattccGGGTCCTCAGTAAaacggcccaaaatggaattACCAGACCCTTATAAGGGGGACACTAGGGGAAGGAAGGCCACTCAATGGCTTGATtggatgatgctctgggttgcccttCATAGGGACCAGTTTGACaaagaagagcagatggttgtgtggatactttaccacatgacagacaaagcAGCCGATTGGGCACTTCCCCTCATaggggccatcatcaagggcaagggtaacCCACCAACCACTATCctggccttaacggccaaatttaaAGAAGCCTTTGCAGATCCGGATGCAAAGCGGGCGgccgccaggaaaattgccgcgcttactcagaccaccaccacgtctgagtacgtcaccaagttccgcaatcttatggcggaacttgactggaatgaagaggcgtacattgcccaattcacacgcggccttcactggaaggtcaaggaattgttgtccaccaaggataATATTCCTGACAAACTTGAAGCCATCTTTGCGGCTTCAATTAAAATAGACAACACTTGCCgcaaaaacaaggagaaccgcccaaagAAGGCTCCTGCCAAGTCTCCGGTCACTGCAACCACTtccacaaccaccaccacgcatTGGGTCCAAttatcagaggaccctaactatgtcacaccagaagaaagggatcaacgccgcgcgtctggcctttgtgtcaagtgcggtcaaaaggggcatggaatcaaacagtgccccaatggttggaaggctACCATCAAAGAG AATGCGCCCATAGAATCTGCTGTTTCCAAATTTGTATCTATTGCTCTTGATTCAAACAAACGCCCTCTTCTATACATCAATTTAATAGCGCAAAACTTCCCAACGGCCCCCATCAAAACCCTGATAGATTCCGGAGCAACATCCAATTTCATTTCCCCCTCCATTGTTGAgaaatacaaaatcccaaaaacccaactcaaaaatccacgagttgtgagaatgttagatggtacaatttcacagactggttgcatatggcaccaggttcaacttgcggtctcagccaatggccatacacACTCCATCCCCTTCCTTGTCTGCCCAATTGGCAACACTCCGGctatcctaggcatgacttggcttACAGCAGAATCCCCTCTTAtagattggcaacaggggtCAGTCACATTCCCCAAACAGGTTCAGATTGCCTctgaagaagaagccaaCCTGGATCCCCtggcagacctccccccacagtaccatgaatttgctcaagtgtttggcaaagaagaatttaaggtcttacccccacacagggaatatgatatttcaatagaccttgttcccaacgccaaactctcccctggTCCTATTTACGGCATGACAGACGCAGAATCTAAGGCCCTTAAACAACATATTGAGGAGGAATTAGCCACAGGAAAGATCTGCCCCAGCACCTCCTCCGCAGGCGCCCCAGTTATGTTTGTTAAAAAAGCAGATGGCTCTCTCAGATTGGTAGTGGACTACAGGAAACTCAATGACGtcacccacaaaaacgtctacccTCTACCCAGGCAAGATGACCTAATGGCCAAACTCAGGAACACAAAACTATTTACCAAACTGGACCTATgctggggttataacaacaTCTggattaaggaaggagacaaatggaagacagctttTAGAACAAAGTACAggttatttgaatacctggtgatgccctttggccttaccaatgccccagccgccttccaacacttcatgaatgacctgtttagggacctcattgacgtcactgtggttatctacttggacaacatcctgatcttctcagaagaccccaaggaccacccaacccatgtcaaggaagtcctaTTGCGGTTGATGAAGAATCagttgttctgtaaactctccaagtgtcacttccatgtcaccacaGTGGATTACTTGGGTATAGTCATTTCCCTGgcaggcttctccatggatcagaagaagattgaggcagtcacgtcatggccaacccccaaaacagtcaagcaggtccaagccttcctaggatttgtcaactacctccgccgcttcatccccaatttcagttcagtagcacgccctctgcacaaccttaccagaaaggaaaccccctggtcatggggcaacctagaggaagcagcatttcaggagttgaaggttcttgtTACCAAGTCGCCGgttctcatccattccaacccaggaCTCCCTTATTACCTTGagacagacgcctcaggggttgccatgggagcTATTCTTAGTCAGCGGGGCTCAGATAACCAACTACACCCAATTGTGTATATGTCCAAATtgttctcaggggcagagGGAAACTACAACACtcacgacaaggaactcctggccatcatcaaggccttggaggaatggtgtattttcctggaagctacGGACAAGCCAATTCAGGTATTTACAGACCACTGCAAccttgagtactggatgcaggcaaggacattcaatcaacggcatgctagatggcgcgtattcctgagcgatttcaattttgaaatacattattgcccagggaagcaatcagggaagccggATGCCTTGTCCAGACGCTTGGACTATGTTGACACcccccaagaaccagaagtcgTGCTACCGCCAGAGGTTTTTGCAAATACATTGGAAGAGGAATtagaaattgtcacggataTTTGcaccaagctcaaggaagATCCATCACTGGAACCAATTATCAAGTTCCTTACTGAGGATGCAGACAACGCGCCCCCCTCAATTAGGAAGGCCTATAAggactatgattgggaagaagatttGCTATGGTACCACGGAAAACTGGTGGTTCTGGACTCAGAACCCCTGAAAGAGCAACTattgagggaattccacaactccccactggcaggtcatccaggccaacaaaggacgCTCAAACTTGTCAGCAGGAACTATTGGTGGCCCGGAATGAAATCTTCTGCtaaagaatgggttgaatgctgtccagtttgtcaagccaaccaacgcGCGCATGCCCCAGTTATCTCCCTGAGGCCCTTAGAAGTCCCCCCTTATCCTTTTCACACCATATCCtacaacttcatcacagggttcCCCAAATCCCAGGGACACAATGCCATACTGGTTGTAATCAATTCCTTTTCAAAATTTGGTCATTTCATTCCCACCTCAAAAAAGGTCACATCAAAGGGTTTAGCGGACTTATTTGTCAACCACGTCTGGAAAttacatgggttacccaTGAAAACCGTCTCCAATAGAGGTACCACGTTCACCGGGAAGTTCCTCAGGGCACTATACCAACAACTTGGAATTAAGCCCGCCTTCTCATTGGCCTATCACCTGGAATCAGACggtcaaacagaaagggtcaaccagttcatagagttctacctcagattgTATGTGGCTGCAGatcactcagattgggccacATGGTTGCCACTGGCTGAGTATGCatataacaacgccaagcaTTCTGCCACAGGGAAAACCCCTTTTGAACTagtttatggaagaaacccggTCATGAACCCATCCAACATCCCAgcaaatgtcccagaagctgaCCTTATAGCAGACACCCTTGcacaggaatggaaggaagcagaatcCGCTTTAaggatgacaaaggaaagaatggcAGGAGTAAAAGGCACAACCCCAGAATACTCTATTGGGGAAAAA CGCCTAGGACCTTTTGAAGTCACCAAGAAGATCTCAAGCCACGCATACCGCCTAAAGCTTCCTGAATCActgaagatccatgatgttTTTTACGTAGGGTTACTTTCCAAAAGCCACAAATCACCAAACCAGCCATTCCCGGAACGCcctcctcctgaaacaataaaaggagaggaagaatacaaggtggaacagatcatagaTTCCAAGAGGCAACaaggaaagtggttctacctgatcaaatggaaaggatacgggccagaagacaactcttgggaaccagaggaactACTGGAACATAGTCAAGAAGAAATCCGTTGCTTCAATAAatcacgactgaaaaaggcttgtgactccgccaaaagcctttaa
- a CDS encoding Reverse transcriptase (RNA-dependent DNA polymerase), with translation MFVKKADSPLRLVVDYRKPNNMAIKNVYPLPQQDDLMTKLCHTKIFTKLDLRWGYNNIHIKEGDKWKTAFQTKYGLFEYLVMPFGLTNAPVAFQHFMNNLFRDLIDVSVVIYLDNILMFENPKDHNSHIREVL, from the coding sequence atgtttgtcaaaaaggcagaCAGTCCTCTCAGGCTGGTGGTGGATTATAGGAAGCCAAACAACATGGCTATAAAGAATGTCTATCCTCTTCCCCAACAAGATGATCTAATGACCAAACTATGCCACACCAAGATTTTCACCAAGCTTGATCTCAgatggggctacaacaacATACACATCAAGGaaggggacaaatggaagacagccttccaaaccaaatatgggttgtttgaatacctagtcatgccttttggtctcACCAATGCACCAgtggccttccagcactttatgaacaacttattcagggacctgatTGATGTATCTGTGGtcatttaccttgacaacatcctgaTGTTTGAGAACCCCAAGGATCACAATAGCCACATAAGGGAGGTCCTATAA
- a CDS encoding Retrotransposon-derived protein PEG10, translating into MPLKQSKPWVCSSEAFADPDAKQATACKLAALVQMASTAKYVTEFCNLIAELDWNEEAYIAQLTRGLHWKVKELLSTKDNIPNNLEAIFAASIKIDNTCCKNEENCPKKAKPLVTTTTSTSTTTHRVCLSEDPNYVTLEERDCHCTSGACVKCGQKGHRIKQCPNGWKAMIMESNKVAKEVALGKD; encoded by the coding sequence ATGCCCCTAAAACAGTCCAAGCCCTGGGTATGCAGTTCAGAGGCATTTgcagaccctgatgccaaacAGGCCACTGCATGCAAGTTAGCTGCCCTTGTTCAGATGGCCTCAACAGCCAAATATGTCACTGAGTTCTGCAATCTCATTGCAGAGCTAGATTGGAATGAAGAGGCCTATATTGCCCAGCTCACCAGGGGCCTTcattggaaggtcaaggaactcctgtccaccaaggacaatatccccaacaatctggaagccatctttgcagcttccatcaaaattgacaacacgtGTTGCAAGAATGAGGAGAACTGCCCCAAAAAGGCCAAGCCCCTGGTCACCACAACCACgtccacttccaccaccacacaCAGGGTCTGCCTATCAGAAGACCCTAATTATGTCACtctggaagaaagggattgcCACTGCACATCAGGGGCTTGTGTCAAATGTGGTCAGAAGGGCCACAGGATAAAACAATGCCctaatggctggaaagccatgATCATGGAATCCAACAAGGTGGCCAAAGAAGTGgcattgggaaaagactaa